A genomic region of Papaver somniferum cultivar HN1 chromosome 7, ASM357369v1, whole genome shotgun sequence contains the following coding sequences:
- the LOC113292973 gene encoding transcription factor HBP-1b(c38)-like isoform X1, giving the protein MQSFTVIRGDESSRLNQPRFSDLGELEQSNGFHHNDYINMPHSNPSFSLKSTSSVVAASLQIPGFNSNINTSEIYSPRNNGVDSRPYFQKGNSNNVQALAPLGNGHFENWGESTGIMPDTSQHTDTSTDTDDHKNQFPGVCEGGTSVDSMDRLNGKLGDQKSLRRLAQNREAARKSRLRKKAYVQQLESSRIKLNQLEQELQRARQQGIFIASGSLAEQGHLTGGKGNLAFDMEYARWLDEHQRQINDLRTAVKSNVGDNELRLLVDGVMSHYDEIFQLKTTATKSDVFHMLSGMWKTPAERFFMWLGGFRSSELLKILGNHLEPLTDQQLMGICNLQQSSQQAEDALSQGMEALQQSLSETLSAGSLGPGSGNVADYMGQMAIAMGKLGTLENFLNQADLLRQQTLQQMHRILTTRQAARAFLVINDYFSRLRALSSLWLARPRD; this is encoded by the exons ATGCAGAGCTTCACAGTaat CAGAGGAGATGAGAGTAGTCGTCTGAACCAACCAAGGTTTTCCGATCTTGGAGAGCTTGAACAATCCAATGGGTTTCATCATAATGATTATATAAATATGCCTCACTCAA ATCCTTCTTTTAGTTTGAAATCAACTagttctgttgttgctgcttctTTACAGATTCCAGGGTTTAACTCG AACATTAATACTTCTGAAATTTATTCTCCGAGGAATAATGGAGTTGATTCAAGGCCGTATTTTCAGAAAGGAAACAGTAATAACGTTCAGGCTCTTGCTCCATTAGGAAATGGGCATTTTGAAAATTGGGGAGAATCTACAGGAATAATGCCTGATACAAGTCAACATACTGATACATCCACAGATACTGATGACCATAAAAATCAG TTTCCAGGCGTTTGTGAAGGAGGTACATCTGTGGATTCCATGGATAGATTAAACGGAAAGCTGGGAGACCAAAAG TCACTGCGAAGACTTGCTCAAAACCGTGAAGCTGCAAGGAAAAGTCGCTTAAGGAAGAAG GCCTATGTTCAGCAATTAGAAAGTAGCCGAATAAAGCTTAACCAACTTGAGCAAGAGCTTCAAAGAGCACGACAACAG GGTATATTTATTGCAAGTGGATCTTTAGCTGAACAAGGTCATTTAACTGGTGGAAAAG GGAACTTAGCGTTCGATATGGAGTATGCCAGGTGGCTAGATGAACATCAACGGCAGATCAATGACCTGAGAACGGCCGTGAAATCTAATGTGGGGGATAATGAGCTTCGGCTTCTTGTTGACGGTGTGATGTCACATTACGATGAAATTTTCCAGCTAAAGACCACTGCTACAAAATCAGATGTATTCCACATGCTTTCGGGCATGTGGAAGACACCTGCAGAACGTTTTTTCATGTGGTTAGGAGGTTTTCGCTCTTCTGAACTTCTTAAG ATTCTTGGGAACCACCTTGAACCCTTGACAGATCAACAGTTAATGGGCATCTGTAATCTCCAGCAATCCTCTCAACAGGCTGAGGATGCTTTGTCTCAAGGGATGGAAGCTTTGCAACAATCTTTGTCAGAAACCCTCTCGGCTGGTTCGCTGGGTCCTGGTTCTGGAAATGTAGCGGACTACATGGGCCAGATGGCAATCGCAATGGGAAAATTGGGAACTCTGGAAAACTTCCTTAATCAG GCTGATCTTCTGCGACAACAAACTTTACAACAAATGCATCGGATATTGACTACACGACAAGCAGCCCGTGCATTTTTAGTCATTAATGATTACTTCTCTCGTTTACGAGCACTCAGTTCATTATGGTTGGCACGGCCCAGGGATTAA
- the LOC113292973 gene encoding transcription factor HBP-1b(c38)-like isoform X2 translates to MQSFTVIGDESSRLNQPRFSDLGELEQSNGFHHNDYINMPHSNPSFSLKSTSSVVAASLQIPGFNSNINTSEIYSPRNNGVDSRPYFQKGNSNNVQALAPLGNGHFENWGESTGIMPDTSQHTDTSTDTDDHKNQFPGVCEGGTSVDSMDRLNGKLGDQKSLRRLAQNREAARKSRLRKKAYVQQLESSRIKLNQLEQELQRARQQGIFIASGSLAEQGHLTGGKGNLAFDMEYARWLDEHQRQINDLRTAVKSNVGDNELRLLVDGVMSHYDEIFQLKTTATKSDVFHMLSGMWKTPAERFFMWLGGFRSSELLKILGNHLEPLTDQQLMGICNLQQSSQQAEDALSQGMEALQQSLSETLSAGSLGPGSGNVADYMGQMAIAMGKLGTLENFLNQADLLRQQTLQQMHRILTTRQAARAFLVINDYFSRLRALSSLWLARPRD, encoded by the exons ATGCAGAGCTTCACAGTaat AGGAGATGAGAGTAGTCGTCTGAACCAACCAAGGTTTTCCGATCTTGGAGAGCTTGAACAATCCAATGGGTTTCATCATAATGATTATATAAATATGCCTCACTCAA ATCCTTCTTTTAGTTTGAAATCAACTagttctgttgttgctgcttctTTACAGATTCCAGGGTTTAACTCG AACATTAATACTTCTGAAATTTATTCTCCGAGGAATAATGGAGTTGATTCAAGGCCGTATTTTCAGAAAGGAAACAGTAATAACGTTCAGGCTCTTGCTCCATTAGGAAATGGGCATTTTGAAAATTGGGGAGAATCTACAGGAATAATGCCTGATACAAGTCAACATACTGATACATCCACAGATACTGATGACCATAAAAATCAG TTTCCAGGCGTTTGTGAAGGAGGTACATCTGTGGATTCCATGGATAGATTAAACGGAAAGCTGGGAGACCAAAAG TCACTGCGAAGACTTGCTCAAAACCGTGAAGCTGCAAGGAAAAGTCGCTTAAGGAAGAAG GCCTATGTTCAGCAATTAGAAAGTAGCCGAATAAAGCTTAACCAACTTGAGCAAGAGCTTCAAAGAGCACGACAACAG GGTATATTTATTGCAAGTGGATCTTTAGCTGAACAAGGTCATTTAACTGGTGGAAAAG GGAACTTAGCGTTCGATATGGAGTATGCCAGGTGGCTAGATGAACATCAACGGCAGATCAATGACCTGAGAACGGCCGTGAAATCTAATGTGGGGGATAATGAGCTTCGGCTTCTTGTTGACGGTGTGATGTCACATTACGATGAAATTTTCCAGCTAAAGACCACTGCTACAAAATCAGATGTATTCCACATGCTTTCGGGCATGTGGAAGACACCTGCAGAACGTTTTTTCATGTGGTTAGGAGGTTTTCGCTCTTCTGAACTTCTTAAG ATTCTTGGGAACCACCTTGAACCCTTGACAGATCAACAGTTAATGGGCATCTGTAATCTCCAGCAATCCTCTCAACAGGCTGAGGATGCTTTGTCTCAAGGGATGGAAGCTTTGCAACAATCTTTGTCAGAAACCCTCTCGGCTGGTTCGCTGGGTCCTGGTTCTGGAAATGTAGCGGACTACATGGGCCAGATGGCAATCGCAATGGGAAAATTGGGAACTCTGGAAAACTTCCTTAATCAG GCTGATCTTCTGCGACAACAAACTTTACAACAAATGCATCGGATATTGACTACACGACAAGCAGCCCGTGCATTTTTAGTCATTAATGATTACTTCTCTCGTTTACGAGCACTCAGTTCATTATGGTTGGCACGGCCCAGGGATTAA